The following are encoded together in the Glycine soja cultivar W05 chromosome 5, ASM419377v2, whole genome shotgun sequence genome:
- the LOC114412775 gene encoding ornithine aminotransferase, mitochondrial-like, protein MAATRPVQCLLRRVCRGSRSFGVATEVNASSSSSSQKIIDKEYEHSAHNYHPLPIVFSQAKGTSVWDPEGNKYLDFLSGYSAVNQGHCHPKILKALQEQAQRLTVSSRAFYNDRFPVFAEYVTNMFGYDMVLPMNTGAEGVETALKLARKWGYEKKRIPKDEAIIVSCCGCFHGRTLGVISLSCDNEATRGFGPLLPGNLKVDFGDAEALERIFKEKGEHIAAFILEPIQGEAGVIFPPDGYLKAVRDICSKYNVLMIADEIQTGLARTGKMLACEWEEVRPDIVILGKALGGGVIPVSAVLADKDVMLCIQPGQHGSTFGGNPLASAVAIASLEVIKNERLVERSAQMGEELAGQLLKIQQQYPDYVKEVRGRGLFIGVEFNSKNLFPVSGYELCKKLKYRGVLAKPTHDTIIRFTPPLCISLDEIQQGSKVLADVLEIDLPKLQKTKPKDAAPVASSACDRCGRVLY, encoded by the exons ATGGCTGCCACGAGACCGGTGCAGTGTTTGTTACGAAGGGTTTGCAGGGGAAGTAGGAGTTTTGGGGTTGCCACAGAAGTTAatgcttcttcttcatcttcttctcagAAAATCATCGACAAGGAATATGAACACAGTGCCCACAA TTACCATCCCCTTCCGATTGTATTTTCTCAGGCAAAGGGAACCTCTGTTTGGGATCCAGAGGGAAAcaaatatcttgattttctatCTGGTTACTCTGCTGTTAATCAG GGACACTGCCATCCTAAAATTCTCAAAGCATTACAAGAACAAGCACAAAGGCTGACTGTGAGCTCTCGAGCCTTCTACAATGATCGCTTTCCAGTCTTTGCTGAGTATGTGACAAACATGTTTGGTTATGATATGGTACTTCCTATGAATACTGGTGCTGAAGGTGTGGAAACAGCACTGAAATTAGCACGAAAGTGGggttatgaaaagaaaagaattccCAAAGACGAG GCTATTATTGTCTCATGTTGTGGCTGCTTCCATGGTCGTACACTAGGTGTCATATCTTTGAGCTGTGACAATGAAGCTACCCGTGGTTTTGGTCCTTTATTGCCTGGCAATCTTAAAGTTGATTTTGGTGATGCAGAAGCCCTTGAAAGAATTTTTAAAG AAAAAGGAGAACACATAGCTGCGTTTATTTTAGAACCTATCCAAGGTGAAGCTGGG gtGATATTTCCTCCAGATGGTTATTTAAAAGCTGTTAGAGATATTTGCTCCAAATATAATGTCTTGATGATTGCTGATGAAATTCAAACTGGGTTAGCAAGAACAGGGAAGATGCTGGCTTGTGAGTGGGAAGAAGTTCGCCCAGATATTGTG ATACTAGGGAAAGCATTGGGTGGAGGAGTTATACCAGTTAGTGCAGTTCTTGCAGACAAAGATGTGATGCTTTGTATACAACCTGGACAGCATGGAAg TACCTTCGGTGGAAATCCACTGGCCAGTGCAGTTGCAATTGCCTCACTagaagtgataaaaaatgagagacTCGTTGAGAG ATCTGCCCAAATGGGAGAGGAGCTTGCTGGTCAGCTGCTTAAGATTCAGCAGCAATATCCAGACTACGTGAAGGAGGTACGGGGAAGAGGATTGTTCATTGGAGTGGAGTTTAACAGCAAAAATTTGTTCCCTGTATCTGGCTATGAGCTATGCAAAAAATTGAAGTATAGAGGAGTCCTTGCCAAGCCAACACATGATACAATTATCCGCTTTACTCCCCCACTTTGCATAAG TCTGGATGAGATCCAACAAGGTTCCAAGGTCCTGGCTGATGTTCTGGAAATTGATCTACCAAAGTTGCAGAAGACAAAGCCAAAAGATGCTGCTCCGGTTGCCTCTAGTGCATGTGATCGTTGTGGTAGAGTCTTGTATTAA